The following are encoded in a window of Bacillus sp. SORGH_AS_0510 genomic DNA:
- the dapA gene encoding 4-hydroxy-tetrahydrodipicolinate synthase, with the protein MIHFGSVSTAMVTPFDKKGHIDFAKTTQLVNYLIDNGTDSLVIAGTTGESPTLTKEEKLALFDHVVKVVNKRVPVIAGTGSNDTYASIELTKKAEQLGVDAVLVVAPYYNKPNQEGLYQHYKAVAEATSLPVMLYNVPGRTVVSILPETVIRLSKISNIVAVKEASGDLNAMTQIIANTDDEFLLYSGDDGLTLPVLSIGGAGVVSVASHVVGNEMQEMVKAFFDGDNKKAALLHQQLLPIMQGLFAAPSPAPVKTALQLAGLDVGSVRLPLVGLTEQERATLISILNKK; encoded by the coding sequence ATGATTCATTTTGGTAGTGTGTCTACAGCAATGGTAACCCCTTTTGATAAAAAAGGGCATATTGACTTTGCTAAAACGACACAATTAGTTAATTACCTCATCGACAATGGCACAGATTCACTTGTCATCGCTGGTACGACAGGCGAATCACCAACATTAACAAAAGAAGAAAAGCTTGCGTTATTTGATCATGTGGTAAAGGTTGTTAATAAAAGAGTTCCTGTTATAGCTGGAACAGGAAGCAACGATACGTATGCATCTATTGAATTAACAAAAAAAGCAGAACAGCTGGGTGTAGATGCCGTGTTGGTGGTCGCTCCATATTACAATAAACCAAACCAGGAAGGGTTGTATCAGCACTATAAAGCAGTCGCAGAAGCCACCTCCCTTCCTGTAATGCTGTACAACGTTCCAGGAAGGACTGTTGTCAGTATTCTCCCTGAAACGGTCATTCGTCTATCTAAGATTTCCAATATCGTTGCAGTGAAAGAGGCAAGTGGAGATTTAAATGCAATGACTCAAATTATTGCTAATACTGATGATGAATTCTTACTATATAGTGGGGATGATGGCTTAACCTTACCAGTCCTTTCTATAGGCGGTGCCGGAGTAGTTTCTGTAGCATCTCATGTGGTTGGAAATGAAATGCAGGAAATGGTTAAGGCGTTTTTTGATGGAGATAACAAGAAAGCTGCGTTATTACATCAACAACTTCTTCCAATCATGCAGGGACTATTTGCTGCTCCAAGTCCTGCACCAGTAAAAACAGCATTACAATTAGCTGGATTGGATGTAGGCTCAGTAAGACTGCCGCTTGTAGGACTTACTGAACAAGAGCGTGCAACATTAATTTCTATACTGAATAAAAAATAG
- a CDS encoding ribonuclease J, with the protein MIKKKNKAIKLIALGGVGEIGKNMYLVEVDGDIFVVDAGLMFPEEEMLGIDMVIPDMTYLRDNKERVKAIFLTHGHEDHIGALSYVLRQVNVPVYGTKLTLALAAAKLKEQEFYGKANFIEVDSTTVVELDTVNVSFFRTNHSIPDSVGVCIHTSEGIIVYTGDFKFDQAATKLYKAEIGKMAAIGDQGVLCLLSDSTEAEKPGYTTSEAIVERELSNAFYNAQGRIIAACFASDINRIQHIFDVAKDHGRKVAVVGKSLERIYHIALDLGYLEVDEDLIIPISELKNYQDREVVVLATGSQGEPIEALQKMAKQTHKQLNIQSGDTVLIAASPLRGSEVFLFKTVDMLFRAGANVISGKRAIHVSSHGSQEELKFMINLMQPKFFVPVHGEYRMLKAHRKIGLECGLTDEQIVIPERGDVMEWKDGKLALAGKVPSGNVLIDGIGVGDVGNIVLRDRKLLSQDGILIVVVTLTKQDKKIAAGPEIISRGFVYVRESEKLMDDSTKLVRDIVERNIAKGTFEWSSLKQEIRDDLNRYLFEKTKRRPMILPIIMEV; encoded by the coding sequence TTGATAAAGAAAAAAAATAAAGCCATTAAGTTAATTGCGCTTGGTGGCGTAGGAGAAATCGGAAAAAATATGTACCTGGTTGAGGTTGACGGGGACATATTCGTTGTTGATGCCGGCTTAATGTTCCCCGAGGAAGAAATGTTAGGCATTGATATGGTAATCCCTGATATGACCTATTTAAGAGATAATAAGGAACGTGTAAAAGCCATCTTTTTAACACATGGACATGAAGATCATATCGGTGCACTTTCGTATGTTTTAAGACAAGTAAATGTACCAGTTTATGGAACAAAATTAACTCTAGCACTTGCGGCTGCAAAGCTCAAAGAACAGGAGTTTTATGGGAAAGCTAACTTTATTGAAGTAGATTCAACTACCGTTGTTGAACTTGATACAGTAAATGTTAGCTTCTTTAGGACAAATCATAGTATCCCTGATTCAGTTGGAGTTTGCATACATACTTCTGAAGGAATAATTGTTTATACTGGTGACTTTAAATTTGACCAAGCAGCAACAAAGCTATATAAAGCCGAAATAGGTAAAATGGCAGCAATAGGAGACCAAGGGGTACTTTGTTTACTTTCTGATAGTACTGAAGCTGAAAAGCCAGGATATACTACCTCGGAAGCGATTGTAGAACGTGAATTGTCGAATGCCTTTTATAACGCACAAGGACGAATCATTGCCGCATGCTTTGCTTCAGATATTAACCGGATCCAACATATCTTTGATGTGGCGAAGGATCATGGACGTAAGGTAGCTGTTGTAGGAAAAAGTTTAGAGCGTATATATCATATTGCACTTGATTTAGGTTATTTAGAAGTAGATGAAGACTTAATTATTCCAATTAGTGAACTTAAGAATTATCAGGATCGGGAAGTGGTTGTGCTGGCTACTGGTAGTCAAGGTGAACCTATTGAAGCCCTGCAAAAGATGGCAAAGCAAACACACAAACAACTGAATATTCAGTCAGGGGATACTGTTTTAATTGCCGCTTCGCCTTTACGAGGCAGCGAAGTTTTCCTATTTAAAACTGTGGATATGTTATTTAGAGCAGGTGCGAACGTCATTTCCGGTAAGCGGGCGATCCATGTTTCAAGTCATGGAAGTCAGGAAGAATTAAAATTTATGATTAATTTAATGCAACCAAAATTCTTCGTTCCAGTCCATGGTGAATATCGGATGTTAAAAGCACATCGCAAGATAGGTCTTGAATGTGGACTTACGGATGAACAGATTGTCATTCCAGAACGTGGAGATGTGATGGAATGGAAAGATGGTAAACTCGCATTAGCCGGTAAAGTTCCTTCGGGGAATGTTCTTATTGATGGTATTGGTGTGGGAGATGTAGGTAATATTGTCTTGCGGGATCGTAAGCTCCTATCACAAGATGGAATTCTCATTGTTGTCGTAACATTAACGAAACAAGATAAAAAGATTGCTGCAGGTCCTGAAATTATTTCAAGAGGATTTGTCTACGTAAGGGAATCTGAAAAATTAATGGATGATTCCACGAAACTTGTGCGAGACATTGTAGAACGTAATATCGCAAAAGGAACATTCGAATGGTCTAGCTTAAAACAAGAAATTCGCGATGACTTAAATCGATATTTATTTGAAAAAACAAAAAGAAGACCAATGATTCTTCCGATTATTATGGAAGTATAA
- a CDS encoding ClpP family protease encodes MNNDIQKNDTDNQEGGEPQKEEKPASGLIEKIQQLGQTNVPQLSADSRIHCLTIIGQIEGHMALPPQNKTTKYEHLLPQLVAIEQNPKIEGVLIILNTVGGDVEAGLAISEMIASISKPTVSIVLGGGHSIGVPIAVSCDYSFIAETATMTIHPIRLTGLVIGVPATFEYLDKMQERVVNFVTKHSKITEDTFKDLMFAKGNLTRDIGTNVIGADAVKSGLIDEVGGLGPAMKKLNEMIDLRKDNNEGLIQ; translated from the coding sequence ATGAATAACGACATACAAAAAAATGATACTGATAATCAAGAAGGCGGGGAGCCTCAAAAAGAGGAAAAGCCTGCATCAGGATTAATAGAAAAAATTCAACAACTGGGGCAAACGAATGTGCCTCAGCTTTCTGCAGATTCAAGAATTCATTGTTTAACCATTATTGGGCAAATTGAGGGCCATATGGCACTTCCACCTCAAAATAAAACAACGAAATATGAGCATCTATTACCGCAACTTGTAGCAATTGAGCAAAATCCCAAAATTGAGGGGGTCCTCATTATATTAAATACAGTTGGAGGAGATGTTGAAGCAGGACTGGCCATTTCTGAAATGATTGCCTCCATATCGAAACCGACTGTTTCTATTGTATTAGGTGGCGGTCATTCAATCGGTGTTCCTATTGCAGTTTCATGTGATTATTCATTTATTGCAGAAACGGCTACGATGACGATCCACCCGATTCGTTTAACTGGACTCGTCATTGGGGTGCCAGCTACATTTGAATACTTAGATAAGATGCAGGAGCGGGTAGTGAATTTTGTTACGAAGCATTCCAAAATTACCGAAGATACCTTTAAAGATTTAATGTTTGCTAAAGGTAATTTAACGAGAGATATTGGAACAAATGTAATCGGTGCAGATGCTGTTAAATCTGGATTAATTGACGAAGTGGGTGGATTGGGACCTGCGATGAAGAAGCTAAACGAAATGATCGACCTTAGAAAGGACAATAATGAGGGGTTGATTCAATGA